TTGTCGCGGTATAGCTGGGTTAACCCGGCCAACTTGCGTACGAGTTGGTCGTCTACCAACCGGCGAAAAACCTGCGGGTGAGTAGGCGTGAAATCCTCCGCCGGTAGTCCCTGAGTTAACGGTGCCACGTCCAAAAATACGCGAGGTGTAAATATTTGGATGCTCAGGCGGGTTCGGAGTTCGGGGTTCGGGGCTCGGAGCCGTCGTGGAACCGGGTCCGATCTCCTCCGAGGGGCACGCTCACATGGCGGGAAGGCAGAATCATCCGCAGAACACGCAGAGAACGCAGAAAAAGAATCCCAAACGCTGGACCTGACAGCGGCAGCCGGCACCCATGATGCCGCTCCGCACTCCGAACTCCGAACTCCGAACTCCGAACTCTCCTCCTCCCGCCGTGGTCGCCGTGGTCCGCCGTGTTCGCCGTGTGAACTCTGTCGCCGTGCCCGCCAATCCCGCTGTGCCCGCCGTGTGACCGAACTCCGAACTCCGAACCCCGAACTCATTGCAGCCCGGGCACACCGGCGTATGGTGATCCCGGTAACCCATTTGCCTACATGACGTTTGCCGAACGCTTCCGTGATCCGAACCGCACCTTGTCCGCCAGCGCCCAATCTTTCCGACGCCTTCTGGAACCTTTGTCGAATCCGGGTCTGGAGGCGTTGGCGCAGCGCGCGGCCGCCATCACCCGCAAGCATTTCGGGCGCACGATGCGGTTGTTTGCACCGCTTTACTTGTCCAACGAGTGCATCAACAACTGCGCCTATTGCGGCTTTTCCCGTGACAACCCTATCCTGCGGGTGACCCTGACGGTCGAGCAGGTCCTGGCTGAAGCCCGTTACCTGGCCGATCGGGGCATCCGCAATGTCCTGCTCGTCTCCGGTGAGCACCCCAAGTACGTGTCCAACGGGTACCTGGCCTCCGTGGTGGCCGCGGTCCGGGACGTGATTCCGGCGGTATCCCTCGAAGTGGCGCCGATGGAGGTGGAAGATTACCGCCCCCTGGTGGCCAACGGCGCGGAAGGGCTGGTCGTTTACCAGGAGACTTACGATCGCGCCATCTACCGGGAAATGCATACGTCCGGGCCGAAACGCAATTTCGATTGGCGCCTGGAATGTCCCGAACGCGCGTTTGCCGCCGGGTTCCGGCGGCTGGGGATAGGCGTCCTTTTCGGCTTGGGGGATTGGCGGACGGAAGCGATGCACTTGTTTGAGCACGTGGAATTTCTGCTGCGCAAGTGTTGGCGGGCACAAATCACGGTAAGCTTGCCGCGATTGCGCCCGGCGGCGGGCGACTTTCACCCGAGGACGACGTTTTCAGAACGCGAACTCGTCCAGCTGGTCTGCGCGCTCAGGGTCATGCTCCCGCAAGTCGGTCTGGTTCTCAGCACCCGCGAACCGGGGCCCCTCCGGGATGCGCTGATGCCGTTGGGAATCACGATGATGAGCGCGGGCAGCTGCACGGCGCCGGGAGGCTATACCGGCCAGGGCTGCGAATCGCTCCACCTCACGGTTCGCGGCCGTGCCACGGCCGCCACGAATGTCCCTGGGAAAGCCGAAGCGCAGTTTGCCATCGACGACGATCGCTCGCCTGAAGAGGTCGCCGCCACGTTGACCCGCCTCGGCCTTGAGCCGGTTTGGAAGGATTGGGACCCGGCTCTCACCCTGGCGGACGCATGAAAATTCTGATTAACGGCCACCCTTCGGTTCAGTCCGACGACCTCACCGTCGGCGAACTGCTGGCCAGGCTTAACCTGCCGGAAAAAGCGGTCCTGGTGGAACGTAACCGTGAGCCCGTGGCGCGCAAAGATTTCGACGGGGTCCGTCTTAGGGAAGGCGACGTAGTGGAGATCGTGCAGATGGTGGCCGGCGGCTGACCCCGGCCAGGCTGTTGATCCGGGCGCCGGCTGGATTTTGTACAGAGCTGAGACATGGGGCGTTTTGCACCGGAAACCATCGAACAGGTTGCAGCCGCGACCGATATCGTCGAGCTGATCGGGTCATACTTTCCCCTTAAACGTGCCGGCACCGAATTTCGGGCCCTGTGCCCGTTCCACGACGAAAAGACGCCCTCGTTCCACGTCAGCCCGTCCAAACAATCCTATTACTGCTTTGGCTGCGGCGCCGGCGGGTCG
This window of the Verrucomicrobiota bacterium genome carries:
- the thiS gene encoding sulfur carrier protein ThiS, which codes for MKILINGHPSVQSDDLTVGELLARLNLPEKAVLVERNREPVARKDFDGVRLREGDVVEIVQMVAGG
- the thiH gene encoding 2-iminoacetate synthase ThiH, which encodes MTFAERFRDPNRTLSASAQSFRRLLEPLSNPGLEALAQRAAAITRKHFGRTMRLFAPLYLSNECINNCAYCGFSRDNPILRVTLTVEQVLAEARYLADRGIRNVLLVSGEHPKYVSNGYLASVVAAVRDVIPAVSLEVAPMEVEDYRPLVANGAEGLVVYQETYDRAIYREMHTSGPKRNFDWRLECPERAFAAGFRRLGIGVLFGLGDWRTEAMHLFEHVEFLLRKCWRAQITVSLPRLRPAAGDFHPRTTFSERELVQLVCALRVMLPQVGLVLSTREPGPLRDALMPLGITMMSAGSCTAPGGYTGQGCESLHLTVRGRATAATNVPGKAEAQFAIDDDRSPEEVAATLTRLGLEPVWKDWDPALTLADA